The window TCAACGATGCCGATGCTGCGGGATACGCCTCCATGAACTACGGCGTGGGCAAAGGAAAGGATGGCTTTGTGGTAATGATTACCATAGGTACCGGTCTTGGTAGTGGTGCGTTTTATAATGGCGTTTTGATTCCAAACTTTGAATTGGGCCAGATTCCCTATAAGAAATTCAAAAAAATTGAAAAGTGGGCGGCTGCCTCTGCCAAGGAACGCGAAGATTTGAGCTTTAAAAAATGGGGTAAGCGCTTCAACAAATTTTTGGAACTCGTAGAGCTTATCGTTTGTCCAGATTTGATTATTGTAGGTGGAGGAACCTCCAAAAATTGGGAGGAATTCAGTCATCGCATCAAAATTGATACAGAAGTGGTCAAAGCGGAGTTGATGAACCATGCAGGCATCATCGGCGCTGCGGTAGCGTGTTTGCGCGAACAGCACCACGGGCATTTGCATTAGTCTTTGGGTTCTGGACCTCAGGAATGGCAGATAAACTAAAAAAATGGATTCCGTGTCAAGGCACGGAATGACAACCACCTCCTTTAAAAAAAATAAGCGAATGAAGAATGCTCCTCACTCGCTTTTTTTATGCTAAAAAGTGATTTACAATTTAGACCACTTTATTCCTTTTTCTGTCCACCTCTTTTAGATAGATTTTTCGAATTCTCAAGTGATTTGGCGTTACCTCTACATATTCATCCTTTTGGATGTATTCCAAGGCTTCTTCCAATGAAAACTTGATGGCCGGAACGATTTTTGCCTTTTCATCGGCACCGGACGAACGCACGTTGGACAACTTTTTGGTCTTGGTCACGTTCACGGTCATATCGTCTTGACGGGAGTTTTCCCCGATTACCTGCCCTTCGTAAATTTCCTCTCCCGGGTCTATAAAGAACTTTCCTCTTTCCTGAAGCTTATCAATAGAATACGGAATTGCGGTTCCATTTTCCATGGAAACCAACGACCCGTTCAAACGCTGGGCGATATTTCCTTTCAAAGGTTGATATTCAAAGAATCGGTGGGCCATAATGGCTTCACCAGCCGTAGCGGTCAACAATTGGTTTCTTAGTCCGATAATGCCCCTTGATGGAATGATGAATTCACACACCATTCGGGAACCACGGGCTTCCATACTGGTCATCTCCCCTTTCCGGATGGATACCATTTCAACCGCTTTTCCAGATACTTCTTCAGGCAAATCGATGGTCAAGTGCTCCACGGGCTCACATTTTACCCCATCAATCTCCTTTATAATAACTTGCGGCTGACCAATTTGAAGCTCATACCCTTCCCTACGCATGGTTTCGATCAATACAGAAAGGTGCAGTACCCCACGGCCAAACACCAAAAACTTGTCCGCGCTATCGGTTTGTTGAACCCGAAGTGCCAAGTTTTTCTCCAATTCCTTGTCCAAACGCTCCTTAATGTGACGGGAAGTAACAAACTTACCATCCTTGCCAAAAAACGGACTATCGTTAATAGTGAAAAGCATACTCATGGTAGGCTCATCAATGGCGATGGTCTTTAGTTTTTCGGGATTTTCGATATCGGCAACGGTATCACCGATTTCAAATCCTTCCATTCCTACAATGGCGCAGATATCACCCGCCTTCACTTCTTCAACGCGCAAGCGGCCCAATCCTTCAAAAGTGTAGAGCTCCTTAATGCGTGACTTTACCACCGAACCATCTCGTTTGACCAAAGAAACCTGTTGCCCTTCGCGTAGGGTTCCACGCTGCAGTCTTCCAATGGCGATTCGTCCCGTAAAAGAAGAATAGTCCAACGAGGTGATCAACATTTGTGTAGAGCCTTCCTGGGGTTTAAATTCAGGAACGTGCTCAATCACCATATCCAATAAAGGTTC is drawn from Flagellimonas sp. MMG031 and contains these coding sequences:
- the ppgK gene encoding polyphosphate--glucose phosphotransferase; its protein translation is MEILGIDIGGSGIKGALVNAETGEMLTERFRIPTPKSKKPKDMAKVVAKIVDHFNYEGPVGCGFPSIVKNGVCKSPGNLDPSWVGVNIDELFTEYTGHEFTVLNDADAAGYASMNYGVGKGKDGFVVMITIGTGLGSGAFYNGVLIPNFELGQIPYKKFKKIEKWAAASAKEREDLSFKKWGKRFNKFLELVELIVCPDLIIVGGGTSKNWEEFSHRIKIDTEVVKAELMNHAGIIGAAVACLREQHHGHLH
- the typA gene encoding translational GTPase TypA, which codes for MSKIKNIAIIAHVDHGKTTLVDKIMYHCQLFRENENKGDLILDNNDLERERGITIVSKNVSVVYKDTKINIIDTPGHADFGGEVERVLNMADGVLLLVDAFEGPMPQTRFVLQKAIDLGLKPCVVINKVDKENCTPEEVHEKVFDLMFELGAEEWQLDFPTVYGSAKNNWMGEDWKKPTDSIEPLLDMVIEHVPEFKPQEGSTQMLITSLDYSSFTGRIAIGRLQRGTLREGQQVSLVKRDGSVVKSRIKELYTFEGLGRLRVEEVKAGDICAIVGMEGFEIGDTVADIENPEKLKTIAIDEPTMSMLFTINDSPFFGKDGKFVTSRHIKERLDKELEKNLALRVQQTDSADKFLVFGRGVLHLSVLIETMRREGYELQIGQPQVIIKEIDGVKCEPVEHLTIDLPEEVSGKAVEMVSIRKGEMTSMEARGSRMVCEFIIPSRGIIGLRNQLLTATAGEAIMAHRFFEYQPLKGNIAQRLNGSLVSMENGTAIPYSIDKLQERGKFFIDPGEEIYEGQVIGENSRQDDMTVNVTKTKKLSNVRSSGADEKAKIVPAIKFSLEEALEYIQKDEYVEVTPNHLRIRKIYLKEVDRKRNKVV